A section of the Streptomyces sp. NBC_01591 genome encodes:
- a CDS encoding peptidoglycan recognition protein family protein → MALPLLAAPAGVTAARAARDTAPEGPLSVWRPGVAVQPVVDTGRPFPALGAVSMALPHMVPRPAIVSRAQWRADETKRDRHAHYAGGVGAVFIHHTDTPNGYDCADVPRTLRNLYTGQTRDRRWGDLGYNFLVDKCGTIYEGRAGGADRPVIGSHTLGFNQGTTGIAAIGTFGPGTPVPAAMEHSIAALAAWKLGLGGVDPTGKVRLTSTNDKSRYAKGTSAVFDAISGHRDGFATNCPGEALLARLPAIRKLAAGLQGRPPRALSGTRLTASPGNVHRG, encoded by the coding sequence ATGGCGCTTCCCCTCCTGGCGGCACCTGCCGGAGTGACGGCGGCCCGGGCCGCCCGCGACACGGCTCCGGAAGGGCCACTTTCCGTGTGGCGGCCCGGCGTGGCCGTACAACCGGTGGTCGACACCGGGCGGCCGTTCCCGGCACTCGGCGCGGTGTCGATGGCGCTGCCCCACATGGTGCCCCGGCCCGCCATCGTGTCGCGTGCGCAGTGGCGGGCCGACGAGACCAAGCGTGACCGCCATGCCCACTACGCGGGAGGGGTCGGCGCGGTCTTCATCCATCACACCGACACCCCCAACGGCTACGACTGCGCGGACGTCCCCCGTACCCTGCGCAATCTGTATACGGGCCAGACCCGTGACCGGCGTTGGGGAGACCTCGGCTACAACTTCCTCGTCGACAAGTGCGGCACCATCTACGAAGGTCGCGCCGGCGGCGCCGACCGGCCCGTCATCGGCTCCCACACCCTCGGGTTCAACCAGGGCACCACGGGGATCGCGGCCATCGGCACGTTCGGGCCGGGGACGCCGGTACCGGCGGCCATGGAGCACTCGATCGCGGCTCTCGCGGCCTGGAAGCTCGGTCTGGGCGGCGTCGACCCCACCGGCAAGGTGCGGCTCACGTCGACGAATGACAAGAGCCGCTACGCCAAGGGCACTTCGGCCGTATTCGATGCCATCTCCGGCCACCGCGACGGCTTCGCCACCAACTGCCCGGGGGAGGCGCTGCTCGCGCGGCTCCCCGCGATCCGGAAGCTCGCCGCGGGCCTCCAGGGCAGGCCCCCACGAGCACTCTCGGGCACCCGCCTCACCGCGAGCCCGGGGAACGTCCACCGCGGCTAG
- a CDS encoding PP2C family protein-serine/threonine phosphatase, whose protein sequence is MVRKHQKKLARPVEAIEPPSEVEVVIAVVSVTVLVAALGALSESPVWLLGLLVFLPGAASALCTVRQTRFVFAWTALVVIVAMFLRPGDEAPWLDRILMVLLTLVLGSASVYACHRRISREQETLRLRSTAAAMQRHILRPLPVLTDDVLVDGVYEPVQEDRLVGGDIYDVVVSPWGTRVLIGDVQGKGLPAVGAAFAVIGAFRATAHREPTLTALVDALDASVVQHNSYAAQTGDDERFVTALIVNVDAHEEVQAINCGHVLPQVLQDATVTTPALTSGVPLGLAELAAEPTTVDWFAFPPGATLLLTTDGLTETRAADGAFYPVTESLTQRVSLPSTDLPRALYDDARAFAGEGDQHDDVAILSVRRSPYR, encoded by the coding sequence GTGGTCCGCAAACATCAGAAGAAGCTCGCTCGTCCCGTCGAGGCCATCGAACCACCGAGCGAAGTCGAAGTAGTGATCGCCGTAGTTTCGGTGACGGTTCTGGTGGCGGCCCTGGGTGCCCTGTCGGAGTCCCCGGTGTGGCTTCTCGGGCTCCTCGTGTTCCTGCCGGGTGCGGCATCGGCACTGTGCACCGTGCGCCAGACGCGGTTCGTGTTCGCCTGGACCGCGCTCGTGGTCATCGTCGCCATGTTTCTCCGGCCCGGTGACGAGGCGCCGTGGCTCGACAGGATCCTCATGGTGCTGCTCACCCTCGTCCTGGGCTCGGCCTCCGTCTACGCATGCCACCGCCGTATCAGCCGCGAGCAGGAGACGCTGCGGCTGCGCTCCACCGCTGCCGCGATGCAGCGCCACATCCTGCGCCCGCTGCCCGTGCTCACCGACGACGTCCTGGTCGACGGCGTGTACGAGCCCGTACAGGAGGACCGGCTCGTCGGCGGCGACATCTACGACGTCGTCGTCTCTCCATGGGGAACCCGGGTGCTGATCGGTGACGTCCAGGGCAAGGGCCTGCCTGCGGTCGGCGCCGCGTTCGCCGTCATCGGCGCCTTCCGCGCGACAGCCCACCGAGAGCCCACCCTGACCGCGCTCGTCGATGCCCTGGATGCCTCTGTCGTACAGCACAATTCCTACGCCGCGCAGACCGGCGACGACGAACGGTTCGTCACAGCGCTCATCGTCAACGTCGACGCGCACGAAGAGGTACAGGCCATCAACTGCGGGCACGTCCTGCCGCAGGTGCTGCAGGACGCCACCGTCACCACGCCGGCCCTCACCTCCGGCGTCCCCCTCGGCCTCGCCGAACTCGCCGCCGAACCCACGACCGTTGACTGGTTCGCCTTCCCGCCCGGCGCGACACTGCTGCTGACCACGGACGGACTCACCGAGACCCGCGCCGCCGACGGTGCGTTCTACCCCGTCACCGAAAGCCTCACCCAGCGCGTATCGCTCCCCTCCACCGACCTGCCGCGTGCGCTGTACGACGACGCGCGCGCGTTCGCCGGGGAGGGGGACCAGCACGACGATGTGGCGATCCTGTCCGTGCGACGGTCGCCGTACCGCTGA
- a CDS encoding ATP-binding cassette domain-containing protein, with amino-acid sequence MTLELTSCTYAYRRWSSPILKDFSYRLPSGLTILLGPNGAGKSTLLKLAASVTRPRSGTVTLDSLGSQTKAYRQAVAWMPQDITPMPSLTARSYVAYVGWLKGMNRSDAWDQAARALARVELSDKADVKSSQLSGGQLRRVGVASALVHDARVLLLDEPTAGMDPRQRRVFRDVLNGLTDDVSVLMSTHDVADLAEEADHVTVLDGGRILHSGATSTFLAHSPADTVPGRAAEAAYTSLLGGCHSTAVL; translated from the coding sequence ATGACTCTGGAACTGACCTCCTGCACCTATGCCTACCGGCGCTGGAGCTCGCCCATCCTGAAGGACTTCAGTTACCGGCTTCCCTCCGGCCTGACGATTCTCCTGGGTCCCAACGGGGCCGGAAAGTCGACGCTGCTGAAGCTGGCCGCCTCCGTCACCCGCCCCCGCTCCGGCACGGTCACTCTCGACAGCCTGGGTTCCCAGACGAAGGCCTACCGCCAGGCGGTCGCGTGGATGCCGCAGGACATCACACCCATGCCGTCCCTGACCGCCCGCTCGTACGTTGCCTATGTCGGCTGGCTCAAGGGCATGAACCGCAGCGACGCCTGGGATCAGGCGGCTCGCGCGCTGGCCCGGGTCGAGCTCTCCGACAAGGCCGATGTCAAGAGCAGCCAGCTCTCGGGCGGCCAGCTGCGCCGCGTGGGCGTGGCTTCGGCTTTGGTGCACGACGCCCGGGTGCTTCTCCTCGATGAGCCCACGGCGGGTATGGACCCCCGTCAGAGGCGGGTCTTCAGGGATGTCCTGAACGGCCTCACCGATGATGTGTCCGTGCTGATGTCCACCCATGACGTTGCCGACCTGGCCGAGGAAGCCGACCATGTCACCGTCCTCGACGGGGGCCGCATCCTGCACTCGGGCGCCACGAGCACGTTCCTGGCGCACTCCCCCGCCGACACCGTCCCGGGACGCGCGGCGGAGGCCGCTTACACCAGCCTGCTTGGCGGCTGTCATAGCACTGCCGTGCTATGA
- a CDS encoding DUF7224 domain-containing protein, whose amino-acid sequence MSLLARLRASSAFWFAPFAIALTLLSYFFGSSGPRPGHLGYAPTLVANALGPLYTFAYATAMALGVWESGRLAKSKIWELAPTRSHYHIAAQALLPVLLLPWMMLVLPVAGALVETSTPPTLDSVYPLLMAMTVCVAHGVIGFGIGRHVPHMIAAPVAAVLTFIVVGSTVTTGEWWKRHVSGQYPEIPRFGEAADPATLIPHILFTAGIAAAVALLWLPVRVLLLRVVLSGALAFASMAGAQHMVRGWGPIPPMLIGHGTLTCVGDAPKVCMAEGAADNIDSVHRYAESVLQDYRAAGVSTPEMIIDASTDGRSPQPSTSKVWRAGLSVGERHGTVRFQVMRSALHYSCGHPDLATAQTLGLWTAEVTGEEAANRKRMQQEQELSSITSAQWSRIRGEVDRIRRAPAQQQGAWFEQNLTRACSKGAK is encoded by the coding sequence TTGAGCCTTCTCGCACGATTGCGCGCCAGCAGCGCGTTCTGGTTCGCACCCTTCGCCATAGCCCTCACCCTCCTCAGCTACTTCTTCGGATCCTCCGGCCCTCGCCCCGGCCACCTCGGCTACGCGCCCACCCTCGTCGCCAACGCGCTGGGCCCCCTGTACACGTTCGCCTACGCCACGGCGATGGCCTTGGGGGTGTGGGAGAGCGGGCGGCTGGCCAAGAGCAAGATCTGGGAGTTGGCGCCGACCCGTTCCCATTACCACATTGCCGCGCAGGCTCTCCTTCCCGTCCTCCTGCTGCCCTGGATGATGCTGGTCCTGCCAGTGGCCGGTGCGCTGGTCGAGACCAGCACTCCCCCCACGCTCGACAGCGTGTATCCCCTGCTGATGGCTATGACCGTCTGCGTGGCCCATGGCGTCATCGGCTTCGGGATCGGCCGCCATGTGCCGCACATGATCGCCGCGCCGGTGGCCGCCGTACTCACCTTCATCGTGGTCGGGTCGACCGTCACCACCGGAGAATGGTGGAAGCGCCATGTCTCCGGCCAGTACCCCGAGATACCCAGGTTTGGTGAAGCGGCCGACCCCGCCACTCTGATACCCCACATCCTCTTTACCGCCGGCATCGCCGCGGCCGTGGCCCTTCTGTGGCTGCCCGTGCGCGTCCTGCTGTTGCGTGTGGTGCTCTCCGGCGCCCTGGCCTTCGCCTCGATGGCGGGCGCCCAGCACATGGTGCGGGGCTGGGGTCCGATCCCGCCCATGCTGATCGGACACGGCACTCTGACCTGTGTGGGAGACGCCCCGAAGGTGTGCATGGCGGAGGGTGCGGCCGACAACATCGACTCGGTGCACCGGTACGCCGAATCCGTACTCCAGGACTACCGGGCGGCCGGGGTGTCGACCCCTGAGATGATCATTGATGCGTCCACGGACGGGAGAAGTCCCCAACCCTCCACCTCAAAGGTCTGGCGAGCCGGCCTGTCGGTGGGGGAACGGCACGGAACCGTGCGGTTCCAGGTGATGCGCTCCGCCCTGCACTACTCATGCGGGCATCCCGATCTCGCCACGGCGCAGACCCTGGGGCTGTGGACCGCCGAGGTGACCGGCGAGGAGGCCGCCAACCGCAAGCGCATGCAGCAGGAGCAGGAGCTGAGCAGCATCACATCTGCGCAGTGGTCCCGGATCCGCGGAGAGGTCGACAGGATTCGGCGCGCGCCTGCCCAGCAGCAGGGCGCCTGGTTCGAACAGAACCTGACCCGCGCATGCAGTAAGGGCGCCAAGTGA
- a CDS encoding ATP-binding protein: MVDFVGRRQELATLERELQKVAAGIGGERPGRCVMLRGRRRVGKSRLVERFAERSGAPFLFFAATGASPRDNLARLARDAQVSTLPLAGLVAAARPENWDAAFDVLAAALPADRASVLIIDEVPYLMDTDGAFEGMLQRAWDRVLETKPVLLVLIGSDLSMMEALNSYGRPFHQRGREMVLGPLNPAEVGQMLGLDPAEAFDAALVTGGLPLICAEWPRGAGLWDFLGEALSDPVSALLVSAERSLAAEFPPQVQARKVLAAIGSGERTFTNIARAAGGIGATPLQRALELLTDKRIVAGELPVSLRPSKDRRYRVTDPYLRFWLHLLGPSMEEIERGRGDLTLARIRENWTSWRGRAVEPLVREALARILPDDRLPAASAVGGYWTRTNDIEIDIVGADRAPIAKELFFVGSIKWLEHSPFDRHDLAALHRHRAALTDEPVPVVAVSRSGVDCPGLDATHGPGDLLTAWPL; encoded by the coding sequence GTGGTGGATTTTGTAGGACGTCGCCAGGAGCTGGCGACGTTGGAGCGAGAGCTGCAGAAGGTGGCGGCAGGGATCGGCGGGGAGCGGCCCGGTCGGTGCGTGATGTTGCGTGGGCGGCGCCGGGTGGGCAAGTCGCGGCTGGTCGAGCGGTTTGCGGAGCGCTCCGGAGCCCCTTTCTTGTTCTTCGCTGCGACTGGTGCATCCCCCAGGGATAATCTGGCACGGCTGGCCAGGGACGCCCAAGTGTCGACGCTGCCGTTGGCGGGGCTGGTGGCCGCCGCGCGGCCGGAGAACTGGGATGCCGCGTTCGATGTGCTGGCCGCGGCGCTGCCTGCCGACCGGGCGAGCGTTCTGATCATCGACGAAGTGCCGTACCTGATGGATACCGACGGCGCTTTTGAAGGGATGCTGCAACGGGCCTGGGACCGGGTGCTGGAGACCAAGCCGGTGCTGCTGGTCCTCATCGGCTCCGATCTGTCGATGATGGAGGCACTGAACAGCTACGGACGCCCCTTCCACCAGCGCGGCCGGGAGATGGTGCTGGGACCGCTCAACCCCGCCGAGGTGGGGCAGATGCTTGGGCTGGATCCGGCGGAAGCCTTCGACGCCGCACTGGTCACCGGCGGGCTGCCGCTGATCTGCGCAGAGTGGCCGCGCGGCGCAGGGCTGTGGGACTTTCTCGGCGAGGCGCTGAGCGATCCGGTCTCGGCCCTGCTGGTGTCGGCCGAGCGTTCGCTGGCCGCCGAATTCCCCCCGCAGGTACAGGCGCGCAAGGTGCTGGCGGCCATCGGGAGTGGCGAGCGGACCTTCACCAATATCGCCCGTGCAGCCGGCGGGATCGGGGCCACGCCGCTGCAGCGAGCTCTGGAGCTGCTTACGGACAAACGGATCGTCGCCGGCGAGCTGCCTGTATCGCTGCGCCCGTCGAAGGACCGCCGCTACCGGGTGACAGATCCGTACCTGCGGTTCTGGCTGCACCTGCTCGGCCCGTCGATGGAGGAGATCGAGCGGGGGCGGGGCGATCTGACCTTGGCGCGCATCCGGGAGAACTGGACCAGCTGGCGTGGTCGGGCCGTCGAGCCTCTTGTCCGTGAGGCCCTGGCGCGGATACTGCCCGACGACCGGCTGCCCGCGGCCTCCGCAGTGGGCGGCTACTGGACCCGCACCAACGACATCGAGATCGATATCGTCGGGGCCGACCGCGCCCCCATCGCCAAGGAGCTGTTCTTCGTCGGCTCCATCAAGTGGCTGGAGCACTCGCCCTTCGACCGGCATGACTTGGCCGCTCTGCATCGGCACCGGGCTGCCCTCACCGATGAACCTGTTCCAGTCGTGGCGGTTTCGCGTAGTGGAGTCGACTGTCCGGGGCTCGACGCCACCCACGGCCCCGGCGATTTGCTGACCGCCTGGCCGCTGTGA
- a CDS encoding S8 family serine peptidase translates to MRPITRIALGAASAAALAFTAVTPSGAADTPPDGASGKRPVIGSGSAATGGKQTMVTLVTGDKVLVTTDKSGRSSAAVLPREDGTQPMVQTYQSGKDLYVYPEGASQAIAEGKVDEQLFNVTGLIRQGYDDKHTDALPLIATYGNSVNVAKSAPTAPRGSERGLLLPAVGGVALKADKDAAATFWRDITDPRSRSASALKKLWLDGRVEATLDRSTAQVHAPEAWAAGYDGKNTKVAVLDTGVDAEHPDLVDRVATSKNFTDSTTSNDRVGHGTHTASTVGGSGAASDGRRKGVAPGSSLLIGKVLNDQGYGLNSWIIAGMQWAVDQQADVVSMSLGSSAVGDCTDPVAQATEQLSQSKHTLFVVAAGNAGSATETVSSPGCVPSVLTVGAVDRDDTTAWFSSRGPVAVTHTLKPEIAAPGVDISAANAGGRGIYAYRTMSGTSMATPHVAGAAAVIRQAHPDWTAQQIKAALVSSARTGGKVAGADQTGGGVLDVFAAVNQKVLSAPAVQAGSYNWPQDDSDRTTVKVPFTNTSGSDLTMSLKVSGMHGNDGSAVRSGIVELEQHKVRIPAGATAQVPLRIDPTARLEDSQYGAVTGRILATGGDVHVSVPVTLYVQPETVTLRVKAIDRNGKPATGPSSVDLVSLDVDKGERRSNSGATDQTYSVRPGNYSLSSFVATSDANGTPESISYLAQPQLRITRDTTVVLDARRAHRLSVRTDRPSTVNTTTFSYARTWDDTWLMSGSLTAGETIQNFYADIDGRAENGTFEFRPTWRATGSEGGSPYAYNLTYPTEGPLHTDQVHRPKDSQLAQVTETWNAMGKEGNYLDALFVRPAESGTGYIPVSPFGSVHVPDTRTAYYTTGDDIWYHGAMTSFPFAAFMGDQERTYRTGQRSAEEWYRGPLRPAAPRDADGKPVLAAERQGDLIGIQTALWLDGSGDHWSSGGSFGDLGNLVLKRNGEQIATSAWPYDTFKVPDEDSTYELTQNLEKIPTSDRNWLRSTAVTTSWTFRSHREPDVFSRGLPILFPAYDLPVDGLNTLPAQSGTKVGLSVEGHAGYTPGAITAATLSYSYDGGTTWTKAPTEQHDGHWTAVLDHTGASGKQVTMKSTFTDANGNAVTQTITRAYDIR, encoded by the coding sequence ATGCGCCCCATAACGCGTATAGCCTTGGGCGCGGCATCCGCCGCGGCCCTGGCCTTCACCGCGGTAACGCCTTCCGGGGCGGCGGATACGCCGCCTGACGGTGCCTCGGGGAAGAGACCCGTCATCGGCAGCGGGTCCGCAGCAACCGGCGGCAAGCAGACGATGGTCACGCTCGTCACCGGCGACAAGGTCCTCGTGACCACGGACAAATCGGGCCGCAGCTCTGCGGCGGTGCTGCCCCGCGAGGACGGCACGCAGCCGATGGTCCAGACGTACCAGTCGGGCAAGGACCTCTACGTCTACCCCGAGGGCGCCTCCCAGGCGATCGCCGAGGGCAAGGTCGACGAGCAGTTGTTCAACGTCACCGGGCTCATCCGCCAGGGGTACGACGACAAGCACACCGACGCACTGCCGCTGATCGCCACCTACGGGAACAGTGTGAACGTCGCCAAGAGCGCGCCGACGGCCCCTCGTGGCTCCGAACGGGGCCTGCTCCTTCCCGCTGTGGGCGGCGTCGCGCTCAAGGCGGACAAGGACGCTGCCGCCACTTTCTGGCGGGACATCACCGACCCCCGCTCGCGCTCTGCCTCCGCGCTGAAGAAGCTGTGGCTGGACGGCAGGGTCGAGGCCACACTGGACCGTTCGACCGCACAGGTGCACGCGCCGGAGGCCTGGGCGGCCGGCTACGACGGCAAGAACACCAAGGTCGCCGTGCTGGACACGGGCGTGGACGCCGAGCACCCGGATCTGGTGGACCGGGTCGCCACGTCCAAGAACTTCACGGACTCCACGACCAGCAACGACCGGGTGGGCCACGGCACCCACACCGCCTCCACGGTCGGCGGGTCCGGAGCCGCCAGTGACGGCCGCAGGAAGGGCGTGGCCCCCGGTAGTTCCCTTCTCATCGGGAAGGTCCTCAACGACCAGGGCTACGGCCTGAACTCCTGGATCATCGCGGGTATGCAGTGGGCTGTCGACCAGCAGGCCGACGTCGTCTCCATGAGCCTGGGCAGCTCCGCGGTCGGGGACTGCACCGACCCGGTGGCCCAGGCCACGGAGCAGCTCTCGCAGAGCAAGCACACCCTGTTCGTCGTCGCCGCCGGCAACGCCGGCTCGGCCACCGAGACCGTCTCATCGCCCGGGTGCGTGCCCAGCGTGCTGACCGTCGGCGCCGTCGACCGGGATGACACCACGGCCTGGTTCTCCAGCCGCGGTCCCGTGGCCGTCACTCACACGCTCAAGCCCGAGATCGCCGCCCCCGGCGTCGACATCTCCGCGGCCAACGCGGGCGGCCGCGGCATCTACGCCTATCGGACGATGTCCGGCACCTCCATGGCCACCCCGCATGTCGCGGGCGCCGCGGCCGTCATCCGCCAGGCCCACCCGGACTGGACCGCACAGCAGATCAAGGCCGCCCTGGTCTCCTCCGCCCGCACGGGCGGCAAGGTCGCCGGCGCCGATCAGACCGGCGGCGGTGTCCTCGACGTGTTCGCCGCGGTGAACCAGAAGGTACTCTCCGCGCCCGCCGTCCAGGCCGGCAGCTACAACTGGCCGCAGGACGACTCGGACCGCACGACCGTGAAGGTGCCCTTCACCAACACCAGCGGCAGCGACCTGACCATGAGCCTGAAGGTCAGCGGCATGCACGGCAACGACGGCAGTGCCGTCCGCTCCGGCATCGTCGAGCTGGAGCAGCACAAGGTGAGGATCCCCGCGGGGGCCACCGCTCAGGTGCCGCTGCGGATCGACCCCACCGCCCGCCTGGAGGACTCCCAGTACGGTGCGGTCACCGGCCGGATCCTGGCCACCGGCGGCGATGTGCATGTCTCCGTGCCCGTCACGCTCTACGTCCAGCCGGAGACGGTCACGCTCCGGGTCAAGGCGATCGACCGCAACGGCAAGCCCGCGACCGGCCCCTCCTCCGTGGACCTCGTCAGCCTGGACGTCGACAAGGGAGAGCGCCGCAGCAACTCCGGGGCGACCGACCAGACGTACAGCGTTCGCCCGGGCAACTACTCCCTGAGCAGCTTCGTGGCGACGTCCGACGCGAACGGCACGCCCGAATCCATCAGCTATCTCGCGCAGCCGCAGCTTCGGATCACCCGGGACACCACCGTCGTCCTCGACGCCCGCCGGGCCCACCGGCTGAGCGTCCGCACCGACCGCCCCTCGACGGTGAACACCACCACGTTCAGCTACGCCCGCACATGGGACGACACCTGGCTGATGTCCGGCTCGCTCACGGCCGGCGAGACCATCCAGAACTTCTACGCGGACATCGACGGACGTGCCGAGAACGGCACCTTCGAGTTCCGGCCCACCTGGCGTGCGACCGGCTCCGAGGGCGGCTCGCCCTACGCCTACAACCTGACGTACCCGACCGAAGGACCGCTGCACACCGACCAGGTCCACCGGCCCAAGGACTCCCAGCTGGCCCAGGTCACCGAAACATGGAACGCCATGGGCAAGGAAGGAAACTACCTCGACGCCCTGTTCGTCCGTCCCGCCGAAAGCGGCACCGGCTACATCCCCGTGAGCCCGTTCGGCTCAGTGCATGTGCCCGACACCCGCACTGCCTACTACACGACCGGCGACGACATCTGGTACCACGGCGCGATGACCAGCTTCCCGTTTGCCGCGTTCATGGGCGACCAGGAGCGCACCTACCGGACCGGCCAACGGAGCGCCGAGGAGTGGTACCGCGGCCCGCTGCGCCCGGCCGCCCCACGTGACGCCGACGGCAAGCCGGTGCTGGCCGCCGAGCGGCAGGGCGACCTGATCGGCATCCAGACCGCGCTCTGGCTCGACGGATCCGGCGACCACTGGTCCTCCGGCGGATCTTTCGGCGACCTCGGAAACCTCGTGCTCAAGCGCAACGGCGAGCAGATCGCCACCAGCGCCTGGCCCTACGACACCTTCAAGGTGCCGGACGAGGACTCCACCTACGAACTCACCCAGAACCTGGAGAAGATCCCCACCTCGGACCGGAACTGGCTGCGCTCCACCGCCGTCACCACTTCCTGGACCTTCCGCTCCCACCGGGAACCGGACGTCTTCTCGCGCGGCCTGCCGATCCTCTTCCCGGCGTACGACCTGCCGGTGGACGGCCTGAACACCCTGCCCGCGCAGAGCGGCACAAAGGTCGGCCTGTCGGTCGAGGGTCATGCCGGATACACCCCCGGCGCGATCACGGCGGCCACGCTGTCCTACTCCTACGACGGCGGCACCACCTGGACCAAGGCCCCGACCGAACAGCATGACGGCCACTGGACGGCCGTCCTCGACCACACCGGCGCCTCCGGCAAGCAGGTCACGATGAAGTCCACCTTCACCGACGCCAACGGCAACGCGGTCACCCAGACCATCACCCGCGCCTACGACATCCGGTAA
- a CDS encoding type II toxin-antitoxin system Phd/YefM family antitoxin: protein MTQLLPIESIRDVRAHLAEVVERADRDDMPTVITRRGKQVAAVVSIEVLRKYQEWEEREINRIIDERMASPAAGVPIEDVMRETLARSE from the coding sequence ATGACTCAGCTGCTGCCCATAGAGTCCATCCGCGACGTACGCGCCCACTTGGCCGAAGTCGTCGAACGGGCCGACCGCGACGACATGCCCACTGTCATCACCCGCCGCGGCAAGCAGGTCGCCGCCGTGGTCTCGATCGAGGTGCTGCGCAAGTACCAGGAGTGGGAAGAGCGCGAGATCAACCGCATCATCGACGAACGCATGGCGAGCCCGGCCGCCGGCGTCCCGATCGAGGACGTGATGAGGGAGACGCTGGCACGCAGTGAGTGA
- a CDS encoding helix-turn-helix domain-containing protein: MLQALGLSPAEEAVYTALLARPTASAQDLARQTGLEKADTTRILSDLAARGLVAVDTEAGSGASAPVDRGAGDGPTTRYRLTPPSVALAPLLVEQRNALHRAETAFSMLTEQYRSTAAHPAGSVVEVVVGVEQVAHRFHQLQRGAQRELLVFLVGAPIAVPREDTDMSESAALDRGVDFRVVAAKDYLDGLDVARDMRAAITAGLELRLVEALPLKMVVSDRERAMVPLDVADSGGEPSAIVVHRSGLLTALVRLFEKEWAQARPLYPTTTGVRVQATAEQQPTEGELEVLALLLAGIPDRRVASQLGVSIRTVERRTRRLMDLAGADSRLQLGWHAARAGWL, from the coding sequence ATGCTGCAGGCATTGGGGCTGAGCCCGGCTGAAGAAGCCGTCTACACCGCGCTGCTGGCCCGACCGACAGCCTCTGCGCAGGACCTCGCCCGGCAGACCGGACTCGAGAAGGCCGATACCACCCGCATCCTGAGTGACCTGGCGGCACGTGGCCTGGTGGCGGTCGACACCGAGGCAGGCAGTGGGGCATCCGCCCCGGTCGACCGCGGAGCCGGCGACGGACCCACCACCCGCTACCGGCTCACGCCGCCCTCCGTGGCCCTGGCCCCACTCCTCGTCGAGCAGCGCAACGCACTCCACCGGGCCGAGACCGCGTTCTCGATGCTGACCGAGCAGTACCGCAGCACTGCCGCACACCCCGCGGGCAGCGTCGTGGAGGTGGTCGTCGGCGTGGAGCAGGTCGCACACCGGTTCCACCAACTGCAGCGTGGCGCACAGCGGGAACTGCTGGTCTTCCTCGTCGGCGCGCCCATCGCGGTGCCGCGCGAGGATACCGACATGTCGGAGAGTGCCGCGCTGGACCGCGGAGTGGACTTCCGGGTCGTCGCCGCGAAGGACTATCTCGACGGTCTTGACGTAGCACGGGACATGCGGGCGGCCATCACGGCGGGGCTGGAACTCCGCCTGGTCGAGGCGTTGCCGCTGAAGATGGTCGTGTCGGACCGGGAGCGCGCCATGGTGCCCCTGGACGTGGCCGATTCCGGTGGCGAGCCGAGTGCCATCGTGGTGCACCGCAGTGGTCTGCTCACGGCCCTGGTCCGTCTTTTCGAGAAGGAATGGGCCCAGGCCCGGCCGCTGTACCCCACCACCACGGGTGTGCGGGTGCAGGCAACAGCGGAGCAGCAGCCGACCGAGGGGGAACTCGAAGTCCTCGCACTGCTGCTGGCAGGGATCCCCGACCGGCGAGTGGCTTCCCAACTCGGCGTCTCCATACGCACCGTGGAGCGACGTACGCGTCGCCTGATGGACCTTGCCGGAGCGGATTCGCGCCTGCAGCTCGGCTGGCACGCCGCACGCGCGGGTTGGCTGTGA
- a CDS encoding type II toxin-antitoxin system RelE family toxin translates to MSDYRTVFRPEAQAELRKIPRDMALRILAKLTELESDPFGFNTTALVSQPERRRLRVGDYRVCYTIDNGELVVWVVHVGHRSTVYDT, encoded by the coding sequence GTGAGTGACTACCGCACGGTGTTCCGACCCGAGGCCCAGGCCGAGCTTCGCAAGATCCCTCGCGACATGGCGCTTCGTATCCTGGCCAAACTGACAGAGCTGGAGAGCGACCCTTTCGGCTTCAACACCACGGCACTTGTATCCCAGCCTGAGCGCCGCCGCCTACGAGTCGGCGACTATCGCGTCTGCTACACCATCGACAACGGGGAACTAGTGGTGTGGGTCGTACACGTCGGACACCGCTCCACGGTCTACGACACGTAG